A genome region from Mycolicibacterium litorale includes the following:
- the rpmJ gene encoding 50S ribosomal protein L36, whose amino-acid sequence MKVNPSVKPICDKCRVIRRHGRVMVICSDPRHKQRQG is encoded by the coding sequence GTGAAGGTGAACCCGAGCGTCAAGCCCATCTGCGACAAGTGCAGGGTGATCCGTCGGCATGGGCGGGTCATGGTGATCTGCTCCGACCCGCGCCACAAGCAGCGGCAGGGCTGA
- a CDS encoding DNA-directed RNA polymerase subunit alpha encodes MLISQRPTLSEETVAENRSRFVIEPLEPGFGYTLGNSLRRTLLSSIPGAAVTSIRIDGVLHEFTTVPGVKEDVTDIILNLKSLVVSSEEDEPVTMYLRKQGPGEVTAGDIVPPAGVTVHNPEMHIATLNDKGKLEVELVVERGRGYVPAVQNKASGAEIGRIPVDSIYSPVLKVTYKVEATRVEQRTDFDKLILDVETKNSISPRDALASAGKTLVELFGLARELNVEAEGIEIGPSPAEADHIASFALPIDDLDLTVRSYNCLKREGVHTVGELVARTESDLLDIRNFGQKSIDEVKIKLHQLGLSLKDSPATFDPSEVAGYDAATGTWNSDAGYDLDTDQDFAETEQL; translated from the coding sequence ATGCTGATCTCTCAGCGCCCCACACTGTCCGAAGAGACGGTCGCCGAGAACCGCTCCCGGTTCGTCATCGAGCCGCTGGAGCCCGGTTTCGGGTACACGCTGGGCAACTCGCTCCGGCGCACGCTGCTGTCGTCGATCCCCGGCGCAGCGGTCACCAGCATCCGGATCGACGGTGTGCTGCACGAGTTCACCACCGTGCCCGGGGTGAAGGAAGACGTCACCGACATCATCCTGAACCTCAAGAGCCTGGTCGTGTCCTCCGAGGAGGACGAGCCGGTCACCATGTACCTGCGCAAGCAGGGTCCGGGTGAGGTCACCGCGGGCGACATCGTGCCGCCGGCCGGTGTCACCGTGCACAACCCCGAGATGCACATCGCGACGCTGAACGACAAGGGCAAGCTCGAGGTCGAGCTGGTCGTCGAGCGCGGCCGCGGCTACGTGCCGGCCGTGCAGAACAAGGCGTCCGGCGCCGAGATCGGCCGCATCCCGGTCGACTCGATCTACTCGCCGGTGCTCAAGGTGACCTACAAGGTGGAGGCCACCCGTGTCGAGCAGCGCACCGACTTCGACAAGCTGATCCTCGACGTCGAGACCAAGAACTCGATCAGCCCGCGTGACGCGCTCGCCTCGGCGGGTAAGACGCTGGTCGAATTGTTCGGGCTCGCACGTGAATTGAACGTGGAAGCCGAGGGCATCGAGATCGGGCCGTCGCCGGCCGAGGCCGACCACATCGCCAGCTTCGCGCTGCCGATCGACGACCTCGACCTCACGGTGCGGTCGTACAACTGCCTCAAGCGCGAGGGCGTGCACACCGTCGGCGAGCTCGTCGCCCGCACGGAGTCCGACCTGCTCGACATCCGCAACTTCGGCCAGAAGTCCATCGACGAGGTGAAGATCAAGCTGCACCAGCTCGGTCTCTCGCTGAAGGACAGCCCGGCCACGTTCGATCCGTCAGAGGTGGCCGGCTACGACGCCGCCACGGGCACCTGGAACAGCGACGCCGGCTACGACCTGGACACCGACCAGGACTTCGCCGAAACCGAACAGCTCTAA
- the rpsM gene encoding 30S ribosomal protein S13 has protein sequence MARLVGVDLPRDKRMEIALTYIYGIGRTRSQEILEATGIDRDLRTKDLTDDQVTQLRDYIEATLKVEGDLRREVQADIRRKIEIGCYQGLRHRRGLPVRGQRTKTNARTRKGPKRTIAGKKKAR, from the coding sequence ATGGCCCGACTAGTGGGCGTTGACCTCCCGCGCGACAAGCGCATGGAGATCGCACTTACCTACATCTACGGCATCGGCCGTACCCGCTCCCAGGAAATCCTGGAGGCGACGGGTATCGACCGGGACCTGCGCACCAAGGACCTGACCGACGATCAGGTCACCCAGCTGCGCGATTACATCGAAGCGACCCTGAAGGTGGAGGGCGACCTGCGCCGCGAGGTGCAGGCGGACATCCGCCGCAAGATCGAGATCGGCTGCTACCAGGGCCTGCGGCACCGTCGTGGCCTGCCGGTGCGCGGCCAGCGGACCAAGACCAACGCGCGTACCCGCAAGGGCCCCAAGCGCACCATCGCCGGCAAGAAGAAGGCCAGGTAA
- a CDS encoding FAD-dependent oxidoreductase, translating into MTGSAANPRKPVILSVDDDPAVSRAVARDLRRHYGENFRIVRAESGPDALETLNELKLRGETVAVFVADYRMPQMSGIEFLEEAMDIFPMARRVLLTAYADTHAAIDAINVVDLDHYLLKPWDPPEEKLYPVIDALIDAWRATGDRAIPHTKIIGHPWNARSSEVREFLARNRLYYTWFRADESKGRQLLEAAGQDGMTLPVVITEQGETLVDPTDAELGATLGLTTTPAEDFYDLVVIGGGPAGLAAAVYGASEGLKTVLIERTATGGQAGQSSRIENYLGFPDGLSGSQLAERARRQAEKFHAELITAAEVTALEIDGSARTVRLSDGRSIGARAVILAMGVEYRQLPAEGCDDLTGAGVYYGATASVAADCEDDEVYVIGGANSAGQAAMHLSRTAKKVTIVSRRRLEDSMSYYLIQQIRANDKIRELPNTVVHAVKGDGHLEGICLENTLTGAREEHHCGRMFIFIGAEPRTEWLDGIVVRDDHGFILAGPDLRDVSGWTQDRPPHHLETSVPGVFVAGDVRAESAKRVAAAVGEGSMAVMLVHRYLAEA; encoded by the coding sequence ATGACAGGCTCTGCCGCAAACCCCCGCAAACCCGTGATCCTCTCCGTCGACGACGATCCGGCGGTCTCGCGCGCGGTCGCACGCGATCTGCGCCGCCACTACGGCGAGAACTTCCGCATCGTGCGGGCCGAATCCGGCCCCGACGCCCTCGAGACGCTCAACGAACTGAAGCTGCGCGGCGAGACCGTCGCGGTGTTCGTCGCCGACTACCGGATGCCGCAGATGAGCGGTATCGAGTTCCTCGAAGAGGCGATGGACATCTTCCCGATGGCGCGCCGCGTGCTGCTCACCGCGTACGCCGACACCCACGCCGCCATCGACGCGATCAACGTCGTGGACCTCGACCACTATCTGCTCAAGCCGTGGGATCCGCCGGAGGAGAAGCTCTACCCGGTGATCGACGCGCTGATCGACGCGTGGCGCGCCACCGGCGACCGGGCCATCCCGCACACCAAGATCATCGGGCACCCGTGGAACGCCCGGTCGTCGGAGGTGCGCGAGTTCCTGGCCCGGAACCGCCTGTACTACACGTGGTTCCGCGCTGACGAGTCGAAGGGCAGGCAGCTGCTCGAGGCGGCGGGCCAGGACGGGATGACGCTGCCGGTGGTGATCACCGAACAGGGCGAGACGCTCGTCGACCCGACCGACGCCGAGCTGGGCGCCACACTCGGGCTCACCACCACCCCGGCGGAGGACTTCTACGACCTGGTCGTGATCGGCGGCGGGCCGGCCGGGCTGGCCGCCGCGGTGTACGGCGCGTCCGAGGGCCTCAAGACCGTGCTCATCGAGCGCACCGCCACCGGTGGGCAGGCCGGGCAGAGCTCGCGCATCGAGAACTACCTCGGCTTCCCCGACGGGCTGTCGGGTTCCCAGCTCGCCGAGCGGGCGCGCAGGCAGGCCGAGAAGTTCCACGCGGAGCTGATCACCGCCGCGGAGGTGACCGCGCTGGAGATCGACGGCTCGGCCCGCACGGTGCGCCTGTCCGACGGCCGCTCGATCGGGGCCCGCGCGGTGATCCTGGCCATGGGTGTCGAGTACCGCCAGTTGCCCGCCGAGGGTTGCGACGACCTGACCGGGGCGGGCGTCTACTACGGCGCCACCGCGTCGGTGGCGGCCGACTGCGAGGACGACGAGGTCTACGTGATCGGCGGCGCCAACTCCGCCGGCCAGGCCGCGATGCACCTGTCGCGCACCGCGAAGAAGGTCACGATCGTCAGCCGCCGCAGGCTCGAGGATTCGATGTCGTACTACCTGATCCAGCAGATCCGGGCCAACGACAAGATCCGGGAGCTGCCCAACACCGTGGTGCACGCCGTCAAGGGCGACGGTCACCTCGAGGGCATCTGCCTGGAGAACACGCTGACCGGAGCGCGCGAAGAGCACCACTGCGGGCGGATGTTCATCTTCATCGGGGCCGAACCGCGCACCGAATGGCTCGACGGCATCGTCGTCCGCGACGACCACGGGTTCATCCTCGCCGGCCCGGATCTGCGCGACGTCTCGGGCTGGACGCAGGATCGTCCGCCGCATCATCTGGAAACAAGTGTGCCGGGTGTGTTTGTTGCAGGTGATGTGCGCGCGGAGTCCGCCAAACGGGTGGCCGCCGCCGTCGGCGAAGGGTCGATGGCGGTGATGCTGGTGCACCGGTATCTGGCGGAAGCCTAG
- the rpsK gene encoding 30S ribosomal protein S11 — protein sequence MPPKKAAASSAKKGQKTRRREKKNVPHGAAHIKSTFNNTIVSITDPQGNVIAWASSGHVGFKGSRKSTPFAAQLAAENAARKAQEHGVKKVDVFVKGPGSGRETAIRSLQAAGLEVGAIADVTPQPHNGCRPPKRRRV from the coding sequence ATGCCACCGAAGAAAGCCGCCGCTTCCTCCGCGAAGAAGGGGCAGAAGACCCGCCGCAGGGAGAAGAAGAACGTCCCGCACGGCGCCGCGCACATCAAGAGCACGTTCAACAACACGATCGTCTCGATCACCGATCCGCAGGGCAACGTCATCGCCTGGGCGTCGTCGGGTCACGTCGGCTTCAAGGGGTCGCGTAAGTCGACCCCGTTCGCCGCGCAGCTGGCCGCCGAGAACGCTGCCCGCAAGGCCCAGGAGCACGGGGTCAAGAAGGTCGACGTGTTCGTGAAGGGGCCCGGTTCGGGCCGCGAGACCGCCATCCGCTCGCTGCAGGCCGCCGGCCTCGAGGTCGGCGCCATCGCCGACGTCACGCCGCAGCCGCACAACGGTTGCCGTCCGCCCAAGCGGCGCCGGGTCTAG
- a CDS encoding LLM class F420-dependent oxidoreductase, protein MTKPDLGAYGVFGRGVTPAQARDIEALGYGAVWVGGSPPAELDWVEPILDQTTTLQVATGIVNIWTAEAGAVAESFHRIEAARPGRFLLGIGVGHPEAHQQYRKPLEALTEYLDKLDEYGVPRDRRVVAALGPKVLRLSAERAAGAHPYLTTPEHTAMARTAIGPEAFLAPEHKVVLTTDPERARAVGRKALEVYLNLANYVNNWKRLGFGDEDVAKPGSDRLVDAVVAYGTVDVIAARLEQHLAAGADHVPVQVLTGPDKLVAALADLAGALGLQ, encoded by the coding sequence ATGACCAAACCCGACCTCGGCGCGTACGGCGTATTCGGCCGCGGCGTCACCCCCGCACAGGCCAGAGACATCGAGGCGCTCGGTTACGGCGCCGTCTGGGTGGGCGGATCCCCGCCGGCCGAACTCGACTGGGTCGAGCCGATCCTCGACCAGACCACGACGCTGCAGGTGGCCACGGGCATCGTCAACATCTGGACGGCCGAGGCCGGTGCGGTCGCCGAATCGTTCCACCGCATCGAGGCCGCCCGCCCCGGCCGCTTCCTGCTCGGCATCGGCGTCGGTCACCCCGAGGCGCACCAGCAGTACCGCAAACCGCTCGAAGCGCTCACCGAATACCTCGACAAGCTCGACGAATACGGTGTACCGCGCGACCGGCGGGTGGTGGCAGCACTCGGCCCCAAGGTGCTCAGACTCTCGGCGGAGCGCGCCGCGGGCGCACATCCGTACCTCACCACACCGGAACACACGGCCATGGCGCGCACCGCGATCGGGCCGGAGGCGTTCCTCGCGCCCGAGCACAAGGTGGTGCTGACGACCGACCCCGAACGGGCCCGCGCGGTCGGCCGCAAGGCGCTGGAGGTCTACCTGAACCTCGCCAACTACGTGAACAACTGGAAGCGTCTCGGATTCGGTGATGAAGACGTGGCGAAACCGGGTAGTGATCGGTTGGTGGACGCCGTCGTCGCCTACGGCACCGTCGACGTCATCGCGGCCCGGCTCGAGCAGCACCTCGCCGCCGGCGCCGACCATGTACCCGTTCAGGTGCTGACCGGACCTGACAAGCTGGTGGCCGCGCTGGCCGACCTGGCCGGCGCGCTCGGCCTGCAGTAA
- the rpsD gene encoding 30S ribosomal protein S4: MARYTGPATRKSRRLGVDLVGGDQSFEKRPYPPGQHGRARIKESEYRTQLQEKQKARFTYGVLEKQFRRYYDEANRQPGKTGDNLLRILESRLDNVVYRAGLARTRRMARQLVSHGHFTVNGVKVDIPSYRVSQYDIIDVKEKSLNTDPFVIARETAGDRPIPSWLQVVGERQRILVHQLPERAQIDVPLTEQLIVELYSK; this comes from the coding sequence ATGGCTCGTTACACCGGACCGGCCACCCGCAAGTCGCGTCGTCTCGGCGTCGACCTCGTCGGTGGCGATCAGTCGTTCGAGAAGCGCCCCTACCCGCCCGGCCAGCACGGCCGCGCGCGGATCAAGGAGAGCGAATACCGCACGCAGCTGCAGGAGAAGCAGAAGGCCCGCTTCACCTACGGCGTGCTCGAGAAGCAGTTCCGTCGCTACTACGACGAGGCCAACCGGCAGCCCGGCAAGACCGGTGACAACCTGCTGCGCATCCTCGAGAGCCGGCTGGACAACGTCGTGTACCGCGCCGGCCTGGCGCGCACCCGCCGGATGGCCCGCCAGCTCGTCAGCCACGGACACTTCACCGTCAACGGCGTCAAGGTCGACATCCCCAGCTACCGGGTGTCGCAGTACGACATCATCGACGTCAAGGAGAAGTCGCTGAACACCGATCCGTTCGTGATCGCGCGGGAGACCGCGGGTGACCGGCCGATCCCGTCGTGGCTGCAGGTCGTCGGCGAACGTCAGCGCATCCTCGTCCACCAGTTGCCGGAGCGCGCGCAGATCGACGTGCCGCTGACCGAGCAGCTGATCGTCGAGCTCTACTCGAAGTAA
- a CDS encoding universal stress protein, with translation MNTTTIVIVIVAWLSIGLLSGLWMARRGYDPLWVLVALPLGLLFLPIAVERVSRRPAVARSGAAGIRHPKSTTDGTTVLVGLDGSAESEQALATVLRLLGSSRALLVLVEVVHFEAIEKADRADLDAASGRLAAATARIGDNHAVHTEVLAGAPGPALRQFAREQDGDLLVIGRRGRGLSRHLLGSVSADLVENSSVPVLVVGRTREHFSVP, from the coding sequence ATGAACACCACGACCATTGTCATAGTGATCGTCGCGTGGTTGAGCATCGGACTGCTCTCGGGGCTGTGGATGGCCCGGCGCGGTTACGATCCGCTCTGGGTACTCGTCGCCCTTCCCTTGGGCCTTCTGTTCCTGCCGATCGCCGTCGAACGCGTGTCCCGGCGTCCCGCAGTGGCGCGTTCCGGGGCCGCGGGGATACGACACCCGAAGTCGACTACGGACGGGACGACGGTGCTGGTGGGACTCGATGGCTCGGCGGAATCCGAGCAGGCGCTCGCCACGGTTCTTCGTCTACTGGGGTCGAGCCGGGCGCTCTTGGTGCTGGTAGAAGTGGTGCACTTCGAGGCGATCGAAAAGGCGGACCGTGCTGACCTCGACGCCGCTTCCGGGCGACTCGCCGCCGCCACTGCCCGAATCGGCGACAACCATGCGGTGCACACCGAGGTGCTTGCCGGCGCACCAGGTCCGGCGCTGCGTCAGTTCGCCCGGGAACAAGACGGCGATCTGCTTGTCATCGGACGCCGCGGGCGTGGTCTGTCTCGGCACCTGTTGGGCAGCGTGTCGGCTGATCTGGTCGAGAATTCGTCCGTCCCGGTCCTCGTCGTGGGACGCACACGTGAACACTTCTCGGTGCCCTAA
- a CDS encoding SRPBCC family protein has translation MADLQFSHSVFVALDPDSVYALVSDVTRMGDWSPVCRACWWDDPEAGPVAGAWFTGRNETPERAWETRSQVVVADGREFVWEVNGGWVRWGFAVAPEGDGARLTEHWQLLPPGVTGFHDRYGADADAQIAERSVAAHTGIPQTLAAIKRTAEAG, from the coding sequence GTGGCCGATCTCCAGTTCTCCCATTCCGTGTTCGTGGCGCTCGACCCCGATTCGGTGTACGCACTGGTGTCGGATGTGACCCGGATGGGGGACTGGAGTCCGGTGTGCCGGGCCTGCTGGTGGGACGACCCCGAGGCGGGCCCCGTCGCGGGCGCGTGGTTCACCGGCCGCAACGAGACCCCCGAGCGGGCGTGGGAGACGCGCAGTCAGGTCGTGGTGGCCGACGGCCGTGAATTCGTCTGGGAGGTCAACGGCGGCTGGGTGCGCTGGGGGTTCGCGGTGGCGCCCGAGGGCGACGGCGCGCGGCTGACCGAGCACTGGCAGCTGCTGCCTCCCGGCGTCACGGGCTTCCACGACCGCTACGGCGCCGACGCCGACGCCCAGATCGCCGAGCGCAGCGTGGCCGCCCACACCGGGATCCCGCAGACACTGGCCGCGATCAAACGCACCGCAGAAGCCGGTTAG
- a CDS encoding ATP-binding protein has product MGDKCLADELRTLFLFEALTDAQLEMLCAAGHIQTFPAGPLCAEGDPATCFYVLIDGELVMSKRSGGADIETGRTSQRGVYCGAWSAYVPGEEHVYEASVRVTKPSRFFVLDAGAFAEFMHSQFPMAVHLLEGQTVGRRRSQQIIGQREKLLALGTITAGLTHQLNNPAAATARAVADLQEGVGKMRHKLAMLADGKFSPEALRVLVKIQDEVAEQVAKSRSQDLTALEASDREDQIGDWLDDHGIAGGWDYAPTFVEAGLDIDWLERISASVDDVMGDDCSASLQSALGWLKYTIDTELRMSEIAEASKRISALLAGAKQYSQMDRGAYQSANVHELIHSTIKTIFGDKIGKDKPVQLVWEKDTSLPELLCYPGDLNEVWTNLIQNAIQAMGGHGTLTVRTMRDDDERVRVEICDDGPGIPKDIVDRIFTPFFTTKPVGEGTGLGLDLARRIIVEKHHGDLRVESVPGDTRFIVCLPLQAPAPAEVTAE; this is encoded by the coding sequence ATGGGCGACAAGTGCCTGGCCGATGAACTGCGCACGCTGTTCCTGTTCGAGGCGCTGACCGACGCGCAGCTGGAGATGCTGTGCGCGGCGGGCCACATCCAGACGTTTCCCGCCGGTCCGCTGTGTGCGGAGGGCGATCCGGCCACCTGCTTCTATGTGCTGATCGACGGTGAGCTGGTGATGTCGAAGCGCTCGGGGGGCGCGGACATCGAAACCGGCCGGACCTCACAGCGCGGCGTGTACTGCGGCGCGTGGTCGGCCTATGTGCCCGGTGAGGAGCACGTCTACGAGGCGTCGGTGCGGGTGACGAAACCGTCGCGCTTCTTCGTCCTCGATGCCGGCGCCTTCGCCGAGTTCATGCATTCGCAGTTCCCGATGGCCGTCCACCTGCTCGAGGGCCAGACGGTCGGCAGGCGCAGGTCCCAGCAGATCATCGGCCAGCGGGAGAAGCTGCTCGCGCTGGGCACCATCACCGCCGGCCTGACCCACCAGCTCAACAACCCTGCCGCCGCCACCGCCCGTGCCGTCGCGGATCTGCAGGAGGGCGTCGGCAAGATGCGCCACAAGCTGGCGATGCTCGCCGACGGCAAGTTCAGCCCGGAGGCGCTGCGGGTGCTGGTGAAGATCCAGGACGAGGTCGCCGAACAGGTGGCGAAGTCCAGGAGCCAGGACCTGACGGCGTTGGAGGCCTCCGACCGGGAGGACCAGATCGGCGACTGGCTCGACGACCACGGGATCGCCGGCGGCTGGGACTACGCCCCCACCTTCGTCGAGGCCGGTCTCGACATCGACTGGCTGGAGCGGATCTCGGCGTCGGTCGACGACGTCATGGGCGACGACTGTTCGGCGTCCCTGCAGAGTGCGCTGGGCTGGCTGAAGTACACCATCGACACCGAACTGCGGATGAGCGAGATCGCCGAGGCGAGCAAGCGCATCTCCGCACTGCTCGCCGGCGCCAAGCAGTACTCACAGATGGACCGCGGCGCCTATCAGAGCGCGAATGTCCACGAACTGATCCACAGCACGATCAAGACGATCTTCGGCGACAAGATCGGCAAGGACAAGCCGGTCCAGCTGGTGTGGGAGAAGGACACCTCGCTACCCGAATTGCTCTGCTACCCGGGCGATCTCAACGAGGTGTGGACCAACTTGATCCAGAACGCGATCCAGGCGATGGGCGGGCACGGCACACTGACCGTGCGGACCATGCGCGACGACGACGAGCGGGTGCGGGTCGAGATCTGCGACGACGGGCCGGGCATCCCCAAGGACATCGTCGACCGCATCTTCACGCCGTTCTTCACCACCAAACCCGTCGGTGAGGGCACCGGGCTGGGTCTCGATCTGGCGCGCCGCATCATCGTCGAGAAGCACCACGGGGACCTGCGGGTGGAATCGGTACCGGGTGACACCCGTTTCATCGTGTGCCTGCCGTTGCAGGCGCCCGCGCCCGCTGAGGTCACGGCGGAATAG
- the infA gene encoding translation initiation factor IF-1: MAKKDGAIEVEGRVVEPLPNAMFRIELENGHKVLAHISGKMRQHYIRILPEDRVVVELSPYDLSRGRIVYRYK, from the coding sequence ATGGCAAAGAAAGACGGTGCCATAGAGGTCGAGGGTCGAGTGGTCGAACCCCTGCCCAATGCGATGTTCCGCATTGAGCTGGAGAACGGTCACAAGGTTCTCGCCCACATCAGCGGCAAGATGCGGCAGCACTACATCCGCATCCTGCCCGAGGATCGCGTCGTGGTGGAGCTGTCTCCCTACGACCTGTCCCGGGGCCGCATCGTGTATCGGTACAAGTAA